CAGATGGCAGCGCCCTCCCGGCGCGGCCTGGCCTCGGCTCTCACCTCTGCTCGGTCGCGCTCTGCTTCTCCGTCTCCTTGGCAGCCGCCCCCGTCACGTCCTGCAGCCTCGGGGGGCCGGTGCGGAGCCCGCGGCACagggcggcggcgcggcccctGAGGGAGACAACCGCCGGTGAGCGCCGGGGGCCTGGGGGAATTGCGTCTAGCCATAGAGGGAAGCCCCCAGCGGCCACCCCGCAGCGAAGGGGACCCTCCCCGCTatcccctcgctgtcccccgctcccctcagcccgtcccgcccgccccgctcacccccagcccagcaagCGTTGCCCGGCGACCGCCATGGCGGCGCTGATGGCGGCGGCCCCGACCCGCGCCGGAGCGCGGCCGCGCGGAGCACGCCGGGAGCGAGGAGGGGACATGGCGGGGCATTGTGGGGCGCGGGTGATGGCGGCGCCGCTGCGGCCGCGGGCCGGCGGCGCTCGGTGGGTTTGCAGCGCTGCCGCGCGGAGCCCCTGGAGGCTCTTCGGGGCGATGTGCTTGTTGAGGCTTCCCCGAATCACGCAGCCTCTGGAAAAGATGGAGGAAGAGATGGCGGCGCTCATGGAGCAGGTAGAGGggagcgtgtgtgtgtgtgtgtgtgtgtgtgtgtgtgtgtcggCTTAGGGGTGTTGGCGAAATGGCGCCCTCAGGCATGAGGGGAGAGGAACGTCAGGGGCTGGTGGCCTTGCGCCCGCCGTCTGTGATGTTGCTCCCCGAGTGCTCTGCGATTTGCACCACATCTCGTGGGTGTTATTGGTGTTCCCATGGTCTTTCTCCATGGTGTTGGTGTCCCTGTCACATGCTCGTGCAAGCAGGGAAGCTCTGCTCAACCTCAGGAATTTCCTGTTGCCTTACGTTTGCTGAGTTGGAAATGATTTAATTCTACTTGCTAATACCTATAGTGCTTGTGGCTTAAGAATTCTTTATGTTGCTCTTCTAGATAGAGCTGGAGAAGAGCCACTATTCAGATCATGAAATCCGtaagctggaggaggaggagcagctcaagaggaagaaggaaggttTGTATGATGAGGATGAAGCACGTGGCAAGATGGTCATCATGGCTCAAGACCTGGAGGAGAAGTGGGAACAGAAGTTTCTGCAGTTCAAAGCTGCCCCACGGATAACAGGTACAGCCTGGAGTTTGTGGTGGGTGAGAGCACCTGGATTGTTTGCCAGAATGCAATTCAGTAGATGGAAGGCATTTTTGGGtcccttttctgtttgttttaaagagagTCTTGACTCTGTGGCAACGTATGTACAATTAATTATCTGGCAGGGCACAGTTCCCATGCTGCAAAATGTGCGTTCACTAGGGGAAAATGGTGAAAATAGATGTAGTTTCCAGACAAGAGAAATGTTTGGTCATTTTACTTCCCAAGCTCTGTTTAGTGCTCTTGTTGATTTTTGTGAATGTGGAGATCCAGGTTGCTTTTTATAGAGTCcttctggaaaggaaaacaacagctgAATCCTGTAGTGACTTCCAGAGTGATTGAGAGTGTTCCTGTCAAGATTTTTGTCTTATTCCATGTATCCACATTTGTGTATTGTTGCTGGGTGTGAGGCACAGAGGCTTGATAACCGAGGGGATCAGAGCATGCTGCCAGGAGACTTTGTTTCCAGCACATGTTGGTTTTTGGCAGATGCTGATAAAAGCAACGATCGAACGTCGTTGAACAGGAAGCTGGACAGCAACCTGATGCTTCTGGTGAAACAGAAAATTGGTAACCAGGAGCTGTGGCTCCTGCCTCAAGTGGAGTGGCAGCCTGGAGAGATGCTACGGAGCACAGCTGAGCGAGCCATGGCTACGTTTCTGGGTGTGTagctttccctccctcttgTTTGTCCCAGTGGTTTTCTTCCAGTGCCCTGTCTGAGGGatatttgccatctgctgggGAAAGGCATGTTATGGCAGAGGGCTGGCACACTGA
This region of Hirundo rustica isolate bHirRus1 chromosome 13, bHirRus1.pri.v3, whole genome shotgun sequence genomic DNA includes:
- the MRPL46 gene encoding large ribosomal subunit protein mL46 — encoded protein: MAAPLRPRAGGARWVCSAAARSPWRLFGAMCLLRLPRITQPLEKMEEEMAALMEQIELEKSHYSDHEIRKLEEEEQLKRKKEGLYDEDEARGKMVIMAQDLEEKWEQKFLQFKAAPRITDADKSNDRTSLNRKLDSNLMLLVKQKIGNQELWLLPQVEWQPGEMLRSTAERAMATFLGDHVQAKVLGNAPYGIYKYKFPRAIRTENNVGAKVFFFKAFLQSSDLSQAKLKADYLWVTKNEMGDYLKSEYLKKVNRFLLDL